A stretch of the Streptosporangium sp. NBC_01755 genome encodes the following:
- a CDS encoding nitroreductase family protein, with amino-acid sequence MSMGQVGEPLRATRWFADAPVPTRDIVRALEAARWTGSARNRQPWRFVVVRDRGLQKRLSLLGGYAAHLAAAPVVVLLAVDHGTGGEDAEFDAGRAAQSLMLAAHDLGLGSCPASFFPSPNAEQAGRMVGVEAPWKVRTAISLGYPAPAPRGRSAIPSGRLPLDDLVRWIGS; translated from the coding sequence ATGAGCATGGGGCAGGTGGGCGAGCCGTTGCGGGCCACACGTTGGTTCGCCGACGCGCCGGTACCGACGCGCGACATCGTGCGGGCGCTGGAGGCGGCTCGCTGGACCGGGTCGGCGCGCAACCGCCAGCCCTGGAGATTCGTCGTGGTCAGGGACCGCGGCCTGCAGAAGAGGTTGAGCCTGCTGGGAGGCTACGCGGCTCACCTGGCCGCCGCTCCCGTGGTCGTTCTGCTCGCGGTGGACCACGGAACAGGGGGCGAGGACGCGGAGTTCGACGCGGGCCGGGCCGCCCAGAGCCTCATGCTCGCCGCGCACGACCTTGGCCTGGGAAGCTGCCCGGCCTCGTTCTTCCCCTCCCCCAATGCCGAGCAGGCCGGCCGGATGGTCGGCGTCGAGGCTCCGTGGAAGGTCCGGACCGCCATCTCCCTCGGCTACCCCGCGCCCGCGCCTCGTGGCAGGTCCGCGATTCCCTCGGGACGCCTGCCGCTGGATGATCTGGTCCGCTGGATCGGCTCCTGA
- a CDS encoding DUF5996 family protein has translation MELFAPIPLAEWRDTKATLHRFCQVVGKIRLAAGVRRNHWWSVPFHLTGRGLTTRPMGQADGNPIFTIDFDFVGHQLLVTALDGRAVSFPLYGQSVASFYQRVMLTLAELDVQVDLDIPWPFDLPDSGRPFVEDTEHAAYDFAMVTRYWQVLSQVNLMLEEFAAGFSGKISPVHHFWHTFDIACTRFSERQVDQPPSVDSVTREAYSQEVISSGFWFGDDSFPEPAFYSYTAPEPEGLENEPLRPEAAEWVAQRGSHLAVLRYADARAAADPHAAVLAFYESAYQAGARRAGWDIARLACPGGITDPQQRAGT, from the coding sequence ATGGAGCTGTTCGCCCCGATACCGCTGGCCGAGTGGCGGGATACCAAGGCCACGCTGCACCGGTTCTGCCAGGTGGTGGGCAAGATCCGGCTCGCCGCCGGGGTCCGGCGCAACCACTGGTGGAGCGTGCCGTTCCATCTCACCGGCCGAGGGCTCACCACCCGGCCGATGGGGCAGGCGGACGGCAACCCGATCTTCACGATCGACTTCGACTTCGTCGGCCACCAACTGCTCGTCACCGCGCTGGACGGCCGGGCGGTGTCGTTCCCGCTCTACGGGCAGTCGGTGGCGTCCTTCTATCAGAGAGTCATGCTGACGCTGGCGGAGCTGGACGTGCAGGTGGACCTGGACATACCGTGGCCGTTCGACCTGCCGGACTCCGGCCGGCCGTTCGTCGAGGACACCGAGCACGCGGCCTACGACTTCGCCATGGTCACGCGCTACTGGCAGGTTCTGAGCCAGGTGAACCTGATGCTGGAGGAGTTCGCCGCGGGCTTCTCGGGAAAGATCAGCCCGGTGCACCATTTCTGGCACACCTTCGACATCGCCTGCACCCGCTTCTCCGAACGCCAGGTCGACCAGCCGCCCTCGGTCGACTCAGTGACGCGGGAGGCCTACTCGCAGGAGGTGATCAGCTCCGGCTTCTGGTTCGGTGACGACTCCTTTCCCGAGCCCGCCTTCTACTCCTACACCGCTCCCGAGCCCGAAGGGCTGGAGAACGAACCACTGCGGCCCGAGGCCGCGGAGTGGGTCGCGCAGCGAGGCAGTCACCTGGCCGTGCTGCGCTACGCCGACGCCCGCGCCGCAGCCGACCCGCACGCCGCCGTACTGGCCTTCTATGAGAGTGCCTACCAGGCCGGAGCCCGGCGTGCCGGTTGGGACATCGCCCGGCTCGCCTGCCCGGGCGGGATCACCGATCCGCAACAGAGAGCCGGAACCTGA
- a CDS encoding winged helix-turn-helix transcriptional regulator: MTRTCRVIFRTPTTPRRFSELRIPLRGITAKVLTQSLRRLERDGLVSRAASGGAVQRVEYELTPLGRSLLGPMAVVCTWAERHWDELLDAREAYEPPASGFGRTG; the protein is encoded by the coding sequence ATGACAAGAACCTGCCGGGTGATTTTCCGTACGCCGACCACACCTCGGCGCTTCTCCGAGCTGCGGATTCCCCTGCGCGGCATCACCGCGAAGGTGCTCACCCAGTCGCTCCGGAGGCTCGAACGGGACGGCCTCGTCTCGCGTGCCGCCTCCGGTGGGGCCGTGCAGCGGGTCGAGTACGAGCTGACCCCGCTCGGCCGCAGCCTGCTGGGGCCGATGGCGGTCGTGTGCACCTGGGCGGAGAGGCACTGGGACGAGTTGCTCGACGCCCGCGAAGCCTACGAACCCCCTGCCTCCGGGTTCGGCCGCACCGGCTGA
- a CDS encoding helix-turn-helix domain-containing protein, protein MSTRVAAVVSGIGPKIKALRKQNGYSLQSLAERADVSAATIHKIEQADMVPTITTLLKIAVALERPVSYFVEDDDEQYPTVFIPAENRRPIYTSHAGIDLAGISGPYGDFLVAAAMATVIPGASSGSKPMQHLGEELVYLVAGRLEFEVGGVVHVLNPGDSLHFRTQQPHSWRNPADEDASAIWMALRPQQ, encoded by the coding sequence GTGAGCACGCGAGTAGCCGCAGTCGTCTCTGGCATCGGCCCCAAGATCAAGGCCCTTCGCAAGCAGAACGGCTATTCGCTGCAGTCGCTCGCGGAGCGTGCCGACGTCTCCGCGGCCACGATTCACAAGATCGAGCAGGCCGACATGGTGCCCACGATCACGACCCTGCTCAAGATCGCCGTGGCTCTGGAGCGCCCCGTGTCGTACTTCGTGGAGGACGACGACGAGCAGTATCCGACGGTGTTCATACCGGCCGAGAACAGGCGCCCGATCTACACCTCACACGCGGGGATAGACCTCGCTGGGATCAGCGGCCCCTACGGCGACTTCCTGGTCGCCGCAGCCATGGCGACGGTGATCCCGGGAGCGAGCAGCGGCAGCAAGCCGATGCAGCACCTCGGCGAGGAGCTCGTCTATCTGGTAGCGGGCAGGCTCGAGTTCGAGGTCGGTGGCGTGGTGCACGTACTCAACCCCGGTGACTCCCTCCACTTCCGCACGCAGCAGCCGCACTCCTGGCGCAACCCCGCCGACGAGGACGCCTCGGCGATCTGGATGGCGCTGCGCCCGCAACAGTGA